The genome window AGAAATCTTAATCTCACTGATTTCAACAACCCGACAGATTTCAACCGTCAAAAGTCCTAGGATAATAGCGACGAAAAGGCCGTCAGTTCCCAAGTAATCTAACTTGATTGAGCTGTTTTTGACCTCAGTACAAACTAGTAAATAGGTGATCATGGCGATTAATCCATCTGTGGGAGCGTCTAACTTATATTCTTTGGCTAGTGAATAGCCAATCCCAAAAGCAGATAATAAACCAACGATGCCAAAGGTTAGATTGTAAGGTGCAGTAATCGTGCGATAGTTGGCAACCGCCCAATGCTTCCAGCTTGCTAAAAAGCGGAGAAAGAAATTGGCTTTTGAAGCGTTATAACGTGCTAAATCGATTGGAGGGTTGGCGATGATTAGAAATATTGCGCCGATTACCATAAAGGGGAGACTAAAAAACATGCCTGAAGAAACTGCTTTTAAGTGACGCTCATTGCCGATTTTAGCAATGATGCCATCAAATTTTTCAATCAGGTTTTCTTTGCGCATTCAATCCCTCCTAAACTTGCCAGGAACTGAATGGAAATGCGCTCGGAATTGTTTTTGTTGGCTCGTATGTCTTTAATAGTTCTCGATATTCTTCTTGATAACTATTATCGACTTTTGCGCGAGGGCAGATTTTACTGGCCTCCTCTAAAAAATGTTCAGAGCCGCGTCCCATTTCTTTGCCGCGGACGGTATGCTTGTCTAGGGCAAAGTCTGGAATTTCAGGGACGTAACCCATTGCAAATTTTTTAATGATTATATTTTTAAGTAAATCAGATGAACGATCTTTAACTGATTGACATAAGTAGCGAATCGCGTGGATGAACATCATTGCTCGATCGGTGTCGTCATATGGAAAGTTCTGACGCATTTGATTTAACGAATTAATTAGTGGTGCTGCTTCAGCGTTTCCCATGCCGATATCCTCGACTGAGATTGCCTGGAGCCGACGCCACAATTTTTCTTCCATTTGAGGAGAAGTGATGTACATTTCATAGCCGAATTCACAAGCAGCTCGTTCGTCACCACGGCGAATGCTCTTTTGCAAAGCAGAAATTACTTCATCTCCATGAAGACCGTTACGGGTTACAGTACGTGCCCACGGATCTTCAATAAATTTTTGACTCATAATAATCTCCTTATTCAAACGAAGGTGCTAATATGGATATTGAAAGTATCAGCGAAAAATATCAATTATCAACAAATGAAACTAATGTTTTAAAATATCTTAATCAAAACAAAGATAAATCAAATTTAAATATTCGGGAAGTTGCTAAAGCAACTTATACCTCACCAGCTTCAATTATTGCAATGTGCAAGAAAATGGGGTTATCAGGATATAGTGAGCTAATATATTATTTGGTGCGGGCAAAAAATTTAACTTTTTCGCTTCACCAAAACGACGTTATTAAACAATACGGTGCGGAGTTTAGTTCGCTAATTTATAAGCATCGAAATGATAATTTCATGATAATTAGTGCAGGATTGTCTAATAATATTGCTAAATATATGTCTGATTATTTTAACTTACATAATTTTCGCGCAACTACCAATGGTTATTTAGAGTACCTCCGCCCAGATTGGAAAAATAAAACTTTGCTTTTTATTGTTTCAAACTCAGGAGAAACTAGGTCAATAGTCGAATTGTTGGAGATGGCTAATCAAAACAAAATTGATAATATAGTTTTTACCGGAGACTCTGCTTCAATTTTAGCTAAAAATGCTAAACTTTCAATCAGCAGTGATACTCATTCGGCATATTCTTATCAAGAGTACTATCCGCAATTGTTTTTTGGAACAACTTTAAATACTTTTGAGCTACTCATGAGTCATACTCTTACAAACTGGGAATAATAATTCCCAGAAATTATTCTAACTGACTTGAGGCAATTTCAAAACACAATTTGTCGATTATTGAACATGTTTACGAAAAATTGAACGTGTTCAAGCTGGTGTATAATTAGATTTAGAAAAGTAGGAGGAACCAAATGAGTAATTTTCCAAAAGATTTTTTATGGGGCGGAGCAGTTGCCGCTAACCAATGCGAAGGAGCATATAAGACTGATGGCAAGGGAATGTCGCTGGTAGATATTTTGCCGGATGCTCATCACGGGCGCTGGGATGCGCTGATGCATCCCAAAGAAGCTGAAAAAACGACTTATGATTTCTATCCAAGTCATGAATCGATCGATTTCTACGAGACTTATGAAGAAGATCTTGAATTAATGGCTGAGATGAACTTCAAGGTTTTTAGAACATCGATCAGTTGGCCTAGAATTTTCCCAAATGGCGATGATTTAGAGCCCAATGAAGAAGGATTGAAGTTCTACGATCGACTATTTAAAAAGTGTAGAGATCTCGGCATGGAGTTATTAGTAACGATCAATCATTTCGATACGCCGCTTGCTTTGTTCGACAAGTACAATGGCTGGGAAAATAGAAAACTCGTTGATCTCTATTTGAAATATTGCGAAGTTTTGTTCAAGCGTTACAAAGGCATTGTAAAGTATTGGATTACATTTAATGAAATCAATATGCTTTTGCACATTCCTTTCTTAGGAGCAGGAATGGATGTTTCCGGCTTAGACGAAAATGATGCTTTGCAGAAAAAGTATCAAGCAGCGCATCATCAATTGGTGGCTTCCGCTAAAGCTGTCAAGATGGCACATACGATCGATCCTGACTGTCAAGTTGGCTGCATGCTCGCAGCAGGCGAAGTCTATCCCAACACTCCTAATCCAAAGGACGTCTGGGCTGCAGTTGAGTCCAACCGCGAAGGATATTTCTTTATCGATGTTCAGGCACGTGGATATTATCCGAACTATGCTCTTTCGTTTTTCGACCAAAATAATATCAAATTAGAGATGGAAAGTGGCGATTTGGAAGCTCTTAAGGATACAGTGGATTTTGTATCATTTAGTTATTACTCAAGTCGGCTTATAAGTGCTGACCCGGAGGTTTCGGCTGAGACTGGCGCTGGAAATGTCTTTAATAATTTGAAAAATCCATACTTGAAAACTTCAAGTTACGGCTGGCAAACTGATGGCTTAGGCCTCAGAATCACGATGAATAACATTTGGGATCGTTACCAAAAACCGCTTTTTGTTGTAGAGAACGGAATGGGCGAGAAGGACGTTCTTACCGACGACCATAAAGTTCACGATGATTACCGGATTGAATATCTAAAAGAGAATATTGTAGAAATGGACAAGGCTATTGAAGATGGTGTGATTTGCCTCGGCTACACTTCTTGGGGATGTATCGATTTGATTTCTGCGGGGACAGGAGAAATGGCCAAAAGATACGGCTATATCTACGTTGATCGCGATAATGATGGCAACGGAACTAACAAGAGATACCGCAAAGATTCATTTGATTGGTATAAACAAGTTATCAAAAATAACGGCATCTGATAAAGGATTGCAACTAGAGAACACTCGTTTAATTAGCGAGGTTCTTTTTTTGTGTAAAAGCCGAATTCTTTAGTTTAAATGTTCAAGATATTTTCTAATTAAAGTATCGATGCAGAGGTTTAGGGGCAAAAAAGAGTAGATCTTATTATTGTGAATCGGATTTTTGATCAATGTGGAGAAATAAAAGAGATTATAATCAGCCAAGCGGACGAGAGTGTTATTGGAGAAAGCGGTAATACTGATGATTCGTGATTGTTTCAGTTTAAACATTTCCAAAATATCAATTAACTCTTGAGATTCTCCGCTGTGAGAAGATACAATTAAGCAATTTCGATCAGTAATAAGCGGAATAATTGATTCGAGTTCACTTTTGCCCGAAAGATAAACAACGCGTTTGTTGCCAATACTCATTAGATTTCTTGAAAGTTCTTTAATACAATTTTGATTTGAATGACCGGTGCCATAGCAATAAATGAAATCAGCGTAATCCAAAACTTTAAAAATTGCCGAAAAATTTACTTGCTGCAGCAGGCGCTCAGTTTCTTGCAGATCTTTTTTTTGAGCTTCGATGAGGTCTGAATTCGGGAGTTTGTTATATTGCGTAGATTCAGCTTTTATTTTGACTTTGAATTCAGCAAAACTTGAGTACCCTAGTTTTTTGATTAGTTTTGAAATAAAAGATTTCGAAAGGTGGACGTTAATCGCGAGGTCTTGAATTTTAAGTCCTGTTAACAGAGCTTTGTTTTTATACATATATTCAACTACTTGCTTTTCGTTATAGTTGAGTTTATTTTTAGTAGCAATAATTCTCTGTTCAAAACTCATCTGATTCCCCCATTTTTTACTATCATACTGGGATTTGTTAGGAGAATCAAGTTAAATAATAGTTGCGAAAATTATTAATGAAGTTTTGATCCAAATTAAATGTTTTTGTTAAGTAACTTAATATTGTTCCGTCGCGTTTTTTCATTTCGTCAATGGCAGCTCTCATGACCGATGCTCTTGTGTCCATTGCCCGAAAAAGATACTTCAAGACCTGTTGATTGTCGGTGTAGAGCCGGTACTCATTCATTCGTTGATTGTTACGAGTGTTGTTGTAGCGGCTAGTTAAAAGATAATCTTGAACTACAGTTTCTTCATCAACACCTAACAGCAGTAGAACCAAAGCAGATCCATAACCGGTCCGATCTTTTCCACCCCGACAGTGTTGCAAAGAGATTAGCTCAGGACTGCTGCCAAGGAGTTTGATCATTTGAGCATATACTTGTTGAGAGTAAGGGGTATTTACGTAGTTAAGAATGCTTTGCTTCAAAAAATCAGTCGAGGTATCTAATTTTCCGGCTTCCTCAAGCTCGATTAACTTGTTAATCTTCTCGCGATCAGTTGTGAGATCACCACTAGCAATTGCAGCAATTTCGTCTTCTGGCGATAAAATAACGGTCTTGGCGCCAGAGATTGGTCGGTTGGGCCTTTTTTGTCGCTCAGCCGCGCTGCGGTAATCAATAATCAAATTAATTCCTAAAGCTTCTAATTTTTGCTGGTCTTGGCGGGATAGATTAAATAAATCATCTGAACGATATAATTTATGAGTTTTAACTGTTCTACCGTCTGCACTTTGATATCCCCCAAGGTCGCGGGTATTGAAAGTGCCGTCTAATTTAATTAAATGTTCCAATGTTTGTGCTCCGATGATTAAGATAATTTTTCTTCTTTTAAACTTTGGCGATTCAGGAATTTAATAAATGGATAATACAGAAGCATTATTAGGATCATTTGGACAATTTGTAGTAATCCGGTTCGCCAGTCGCCAATAACTAGTCCGCTGAGAAATGGGATATTCCAAGGGAAGGTGACGCCATTGGCGCGAGGAATTAGGTTAAGCACCGTTGAGATATAAGCAATTGCAATTGACATTACGGGTGCTAAACACATTGGAATAAATAGAACGGGATTTAAGACCATCGGAATTCCAAATTTCATCGGTTCACTAATGCCGAAAAATCCAGGCACTATGGCAATTTTACCGACTTCTTTTAAATGTTTACTGTGACAAACCATCAGTAGCAAAAGAGCGAGAGCGAAATGCCGCGGTCCTTTTAAGGTATTAATAAAACTCATCGTCATAATATTTGGAAGAGCCTTCCCGGCGGTATAAGCTGCTAAATTTTGCATCTCAAGGGGTTGGTATAAAGTATAGAGGATGGCAGAAGTTGTTAAACTGCCATGAATTCCAAAGAACCAAAGAAATTCAGAGAAGAACATCAGGAATAGGAGGGTCCAAATCGAACTTCCTAAGTGTTTCAAAGGGGTTTGAAGAACAGTATAGATAAGATCATGAATATTACCAAAAGAAGTGAACTTCAGGCAGCCAGAAACTAATAAAGTAATCGCTCCAATGATAATGCCAGGGATTAATGAAGTAAATGAATTAGCAATACTGGGCGGGACGTTGTCAGGCATTTTAATAGTAATATTTTTCTTGGTTAAGAAGTGATAAAACCAGGTCACGCAAAGGGCGACGATCATTGCCACGAACATTCCTTTCGAGCCTAAATAGCTGATCTCGATGGCGTTGACTTTGCCGTTGAAAACTCCCAGAGGAGTCAGGATAAAAAAAGACATTACTGAAATTAAAATTGAAGCGACCAGATCGCTTTTCATTAATGAAGACATTTCATAGGAAAGAGCAATTAGGACATAAACTGAAATCAAGTCAGTGGTCATTGTCGAGCCAATTTTAATTAACGGGGTAATTCCAGCATGATCAATGAATTTTTGGTAAGCTGGGATTCCCAAATTGGATAAAATTGCACAAATTGAACCGACCATTGTTACTGGCAGAATTTTGATCATCCCGTTAGCAATTGATTTGATGATCAAGTTTGATGAGAATTTTCCCATTACAGCGGTCAGTTTATCGGTAAAGGGCACTTTTGTTTCCATGGTTGATTTTCCTCCATCTAAATTTACTAGGTTCAGCATAATCTGAAAGCGCTTCAAAATAAATAGAGGAGTCTTGTTTATCAAGGGCTTCAATTTAAATCATAAGTTTCTATTTCGTAGAATAGTTTCCGTGATGTCGCTTGGTGTGACCCCAAATAGTAAACATAATATTGTGAGGTGAGAGAACGGAGATTTTCAAATAATAGCAGCGGGGATTGATGGTAATTTTTGGAACGGATCAAAGACACGCTGGATTATACCAAATATATCAAAATTATCGATCTAATTTCTCAATCAATGCGAGAAGATTTAGGTGAAATAGAGCCTGAACAATTTTCTTTAGATCTGGGACGAATCATTGACGGTGTTAAAAACGATCCCTGGTTGGAGAAACGAAAAAATGCGTAAGCTAGATATACCCACGTTATGAGTCAAGGAAATAACAGTTAAATTATATTCAGTGTGATTCAAAAAATGGACAATTATGCCGCTGGAGTTAATCAGAGATGAATTTATAATTATCAAAAAAGATGATTACGATCGAGATCTCAAACAGCACTCTAAGAAATCAGTGGACTACATTTGTGCAACTTGCGGGATTAAATTCCTACTATATAACTATAATTCTAATTCATCCACTTTGAAGTTGATTGAAGAAATCATTAAGTTGTATGGTATTTATAAAAAAATTAATTACTTTCGTATCATCGAAGTGAATCATCACATTCTTTTTACGAGAAACTAATTTGCTGTTAATAAGTATTTTTATCTAAATTTGTTTTATTGCCCTCCCTTAAGAAATCGGTTACAATGTTAATGTGAGAGCGTTTTTATTTTTAGGATTTAGAACAAAGGAGAAAAAATGCAAGAATGGATCAACAATAAGATGTTGCCGGTTGTCATGAAGTTTGCTAACAATAAGATTGTAAGCTCCATGAAAAACGGTTTGATTTACACGATGCCTTTGACGATTGTCGGATCGCTATTTATGCTACTATCCAATTTCCCAGTCCCAGCGGTATCAAATTATTTTATGAAGACTGGTTGGACGCTCTGGTTTTCTCAGGTAACAGGGGCGACTTACGATATCATGTCTTTGGTTGCGGTGTTTGCAATTGCTTATCAATGGGTTAAAGAGGATGGTTTTGATGGATTGCCAGCTGGAATTTTAGGGCTTGTGGCATATGTTATTACGCTTGATCCCACTAAGCCATTGATCGATAAAGGTAGTCAAAAGGTTTTGGGAACGGTGACAGGTGTGATTGACAAAACTTGGTCGGGAGGCCAAGGGATGATTGCAGCTATTATTATCGGCGCTTTAGTCGGCTGGGCGTACTCTTTCTTTTTAAAGCGCGATATTCGAATTAAACTACCTGAACAAGTTCCGGCAAACGTGAGTGGAGCTTTTACCGCATTGATACCAGCTGCCGTAATTATTACGAGCGCTTTTGCGGTTTACATTTTCTTCAATGCGGCATTTCATATGACAATGGTGTCAGCAATTTATAAAGTTATCCAGACTCCTCTACAGGGTATGACAGATAATGCTGCGGGATTCTTTGCCTATATCTTCTTAATTTCATTTCTTTGGTTCTTTGGGATTCACGGGGCAGTTGTGGTCGGAGGAATCTTAGGACCAATTGTCACTGCTTCGACGCTTGAAAACGTCAAGATCTTTCAACAAGGCGGACAAGCAGCTCTAGAAGCCCATGGTCATATCTTTATTGAACCCTTGCTTTCGCAATTTGCAACAGTTTCTGGGTCAGGATTTACCATTGGTCTTGTAATTTATATGTTGTTTTTCGGAAAATCAGCAATCTTTAAGCAGTTAGGCCGGCTAGCAATTGGACCTGCACTTTTCAATATTAATGAACCAATTCTATTTGGAGTTCCAATTGTTTTGAATCCACTACTTGCAATTCCTTTTATCGTTACACCACTGGTGACGGGGATGCTAACATATGCGGCAGTAGCTTTACACTTTTTGCCAGTTCTTTCAGGCGTTCAGGTTCCGTGGACCACGCCAGTGTTGTTCTCTGGTCTAATTGTCGGCGGGTCTCAAGGCTGGAAGTTCATGCTGTGGCAAGTGCTGCTAATTGTAATCTCTTGTGCAATTTGGTTCCCATTTGCGAGAATTCAAGATCGGCAAAATCTCCTTCAAGAACAAGGTAAAGCGTAGTAGTAGCTAAATATGAGGAGTATGATTTTGAAAAATTATATGGCATTTGATATCGGTGGCACCACC of Xylocopilactobacillus apicola contains these proteins:
- a CDS encoding PTS sugar transporter subunit IIC, giving the protein MQEWINNKMLPVVMKFANNKIVSSMKNGLIYTMPLTIVGSLFMLLSNFPVPAVSNYFMKTGWTLWFSQVTGATYDIMSLVAVFAIAYQWVKEDGFDGLPAGILGLVAYVITLDPTKPLIDKGSQKVLGTVTGVIDKTWSGGQGMIAAIIIGALVGWAYSFFLKRDIRIKLPEQVPANVSGAFTALIPAAVIITSAFAVYIFFNAAFHMTMVSAIYKVIQTPLQGMTDNAAGFFAYIFLISFLWFFGIHGAVVVGGILGPIVTASTLENVKIFQQGGQAALEAHGHIFIEPLLSQFATVSGSGFTIGLVIYMLFFGKSAIFKQLGRLAIGPALFNINEPILFGVPIVLNPLLAIPFIVTPLVTGMLTYAAVALHFLPVLSGVQVPWTTPVLFSGLIVGGSQGWKFMLWQVLLIVISCAIWFPFARIQDRQNLLQEQGKA
- a CDS encoding 6-phospho-beta-glucosidase; this encodes MSNFPKDFLWGGAVAANQCEGAYKTDGKGMSLVDILPDAHHGRWDALMHPKEAEKTTYDFYPSHESIDFYETYEEDLELMAEMNFKVFRTSISWPRIFPNGDDLEPNEEGLKFYDRLFKKCRDLGMELLVTINHFDTPLALFDKYNGWENRKLVDLYLKYCEVLFKRYKGIVKYWITFNEINMLLHIPFLGAGMDVSGLDENDALQKKYQAAHHQLVASAKAVKMAHTIDPDCQVGCMLAAGEVYPNTPNPKDVWAAVESNREGYFFIDVQARGYYPNYALSFFDQNNIKLEMESGDLEALKDTVDFVSFSYYSSRLISADPEVSAETGAGNVFNNLKNPYLKTSSYGWQTDGLGLRITMNNIWDRYQKPLFVVENGMGEKDVLTDDHKVHDDYRIEYLKENIVEMDKAIEDGVICLGYTSWGCIDLISAGTGEMAKRYGYIYVDRDNDGNGTNKRYRKDSFDWYKQVIKNNGI
- a CDS encoding tyrosine-protein phosphatase translates to MEHLIKLDGTFNTRDLGGYQSADGRTVKTHKLYRSDDLFNLSRQDQQKLEALGINLIIDYRSAAERQKRPNRPISGAKTVILSPEDEIAAIASGDLTTDREKINKLIELEEAGKLDTSTDFLKQSILNYVNTPYSQQVYAQMIKLLGSSPELISLQHCRGGKDRTGYGSALVLLLLGVDEETVVQDYLLTSRYNNTRNNQRMNEYRLYTDNQQVLKYLFRAMDTRASVMRAAIDEMKKRDGTILSYLTKTFNLDQNFINNFRNYYLT
- a CDS encoding MurR/RpiR family transcriptional regulator, translated to MSFEQRIIATKNKLNYNEKQVVEYMYKNKALLTGLKIQDLAINVHLSKSFISKLIKKLGYSSFAEFKVKIKAESTQYNKLPNSDLIEAQKKDLQETERLLQQVNFSAIFKVLDYADFIYCYGTGHSNQNCIKELSRNLMSIGNKRVVYLSGKSELESIIPLITDRNCLIVSSHSGESQELIDILEMFKLKQSRIISITAFSNNTLVRLADYNLFYFSTLIKNPIHNNKIYSFLPLNLCIDTLIRKYLEHLN
- a CDS encoding PTS sugar transporter subunit IIC, giving the protein METKVPFTDKLTAVMGKFSSNLIIKSIANGMIKILPVTMVGSICAILSNLGIPAYQKFIDHAGITPLIKIGSTMTTDLISVYVLIALSYEMSSLMKSDLVASILISVMSFFILTPLGVFNGKVNAIEISYLGSKGMFVAMIVALCVTWFYHFLTKKNITIKMPDNVPPSIANSFTSLIPGIIIGAITLLVSGCLKFTSFGNIHDLIYTVLQTPLKHLGSSIWTLLFLMFFSEFLWFFGIHGSLTTSAILYTLYQPLEMQNLAAYTAGKALPNIMTMSFINTLKGPRHFALALLLLMVCHSKHLKEVGKIAIVPGFFGISEPMKFGIPMVLNPVLFIPMCLAPVMSIAIAYISTVLNLIPRANGVTFPWNIPFLSGLVIGDWRTGLLQIVQMILIMLLYYPFIKFLNRQSLKEEKLS
- a CDS encoding MurR/RpiR family transcriptional regulator, with the translated sequence MDIESISEKYQLSTNETNVLKYLNQNKDKSNLNIREVAKATYTSPASIIAMCKKMGLSGYSELIYYLVRAKNLTFSLHQNDVIKQYGAEFSSLIYKHRNDNFMIISAGLSNNIAKYMSDYFNLHNFRATTNGYLEYLRPDWKNKTLLFIVSNSGETRSIVELLEMANQNKIDNIVFTGDSASILAKNAKLSISSDTHSAYSYQEYYPQLFFGTTLNTFELLMSHTLTNWE